Within Deltaproteobacteria bacterium, the genomic segment TCCCCTTGCCGAGTCCTTCTCCGATTTTGGGGAGTTTCCCCGCACCGAAGACGATCAGGACGATGACCAGAACAACCAGCAGTTCAGGCATACCCAACCCAAACATCGTGACCCTGCCCCTCAAGCGTTCTTGCGAATTTTCACAATCTAACGGCGTACCTTTCCCATGTCAACGAGAACTGACCAAGACAGGTCAAGGCCTGGAG encodes:
- the tatA gene encoding twin-arginine translocase TatA/TatE family subunit, translating into MFGLGMPELLVVLVIVLIVFGAGKLPKIGEGLGKGISNFRKSIKEDQDKGANPAGEEEKKTTT